The following coding sequences lie in one Oculatellaceae cyanobacterium genomic window:
- a CDS encoding NYN domain-containing protein: MSCSFNRLSIFVDGNNMFYAQQKNGWFFDPRRVLEFFTKDPEVNLINAFWYTGLKDPQDQRGFRDALISLGYTVRTKILKEYYDDVSGRYSQKANLDIEIVVDMFNTVEQYNRVILFSGDGDFERAIELLRSKNTHITVVSTEGMIARELRNATDRYIDLNDIRSFIEKVDY, encoded by the coding sequence ATGTCTTGCTCTTTCAACCGTCTTTCTATTTTTGTAGACGGGAACAATATGTTCTATGCCCAACAAAAAAACGGTTGGTTTTTTGACCCTAGACGTGTTCTTGAATTCTTTACAAAAGATCCCGAAGTTAATCTTATCAACGCTTTTTGGTATACCGGATTAAAAGATCCACAAGATCAACGCGGGTTCAGAGATGCCTTAATTAGCTTGGGTTACACAGTTCGCACAAAAATACTTAAGGAATACTACGATGATGTTTCTGGCAGATACTCCCAAAAGGCTAATTTAGATATAGAAATTGTTGTAGATATGTTTAATACAGTTGAGCAATATAATAGAGTAATACTTTTTAGTGGCGATGGTGATTTTGAAAGAGCTATTGAACTTTTACGTTCTAAAAATACTCATATTACAGTAGTATCAACAGAAGGAATGATTGCTAGAGAATTACGAAATGCTACTGACCGTTATATTGATTTAAATGATATTCGTTCATTTATTGAAAAAGTTGACTACTAG
- a CDS encoding 2-isopropylmalate synthase, with the protein MNTPAQPDRIIIFDTTLRDGEQSPGATLNVDEKLTIARQLAKLGVDVIEAGFPYASSGDFEAVQKIAQVVGVESGPTICGLARATRQDIKAAAEALKPAAKHRIHTFIATSDIHLEYKLKKTRQEVLAIAEEMVAYAKSLVDDVEFSPEDAGRSDPEFLYQVLERAIAAGATTINIPDTVGYTTPSEFGAIIRGIKENVPNIDQAIISVHGHNDLGLAVANFLEAVKNGARQLECTINGIGERAGNAALEELVMALHVRRQYYNPFLGRAVDSEEALTNIDTRQIYKTSRLVSSLTGMLVQPNKAIVGANAFSHESGIHQDGVLKNKRTYEIMDAQLIGLTDNQIVLGKLSGRNAFRTRLQELGFELSETELNKAFVKFKELADKKKEITDWDLEAIVNDEIQQAPELFRLEFVQVSCGNQARPTATITLRTPTGEELTDAAIGTGPVDAVYKAINRVVNVPNQLIEFSVQSVTAGIDAIGEVTIRLKHKERIYSGHAANTDIIVASAQAYVNALNRLYGALQREESSQTKPTLAQELTAPDASTVGSAKV; encoded by the coding sequence ATGAACACACCAGCACAACCAGACCGTATTATTATCTTTGATACCACGTTGCGCGATGGGGAACAGTCTCCAGGGGCAACACTAAATGTAGATGAGAAACTGACAATTGCCCGTCAGCTTGCGAAACTAGGCGTTGATGTAATTGAAGCTGGTTTCCCATACGCCAGTTCTGGAGATTTTGAAGCTGTCCAAAAAATTGCTCAAGTTGTTGGTGTAGAATCAGGGCCAACAATTTGTGGTTTAGCAAGAGCAACACGCCAGGATATCAAAGCAGCAGCAGAAGCGTTAAAACCAGCAGCTAAACATCGGATTCATACTTTTATTGCTACTTCAGATATTCACCTAGAATACAAACTGAAGAAAACACGGCAAGAAGTACTTGCAATAGCAGAAGAGATGGTCGCCTATGCCAAATCTTTAGTTGATGATGTTGAATTTTCACCTGAAGATGCTGGTCGTTCTGATCCTGAATTTTTGTATCAAGTGTTAGAGCGTGCGATCGCTGCTGGTGCTACAACAATTAATATTCCCGATACCGTCGGTTACACTACACCTAGCGAATTTGGTGCAATAATTCGTGGCATCAAAGAAAACGTCCCTAACATCGACCAAGCGATTATTTCTGTTCACGGTCATAACGACTTAGGTTTAGCTGTAGCTAACTTTTTAGAAGCCGTAAAAAATGGCGCACGGCAACTAGAATGCACCATTAACGGTATTGGTGAACGTGCTGGTAATGCGGCACTAGAAGAATTAGTCATGGCTCTTCATGTGCGTCGGCAGTATTATAATCCGTTCTTGGGTCGTGCTGTAGATTCAGAAGAAGCACTCACTAATATTGATACCCGTCAAATTTACAAAACATCCCGCTTAGTTTCCAGCCTCACTGGGATGTTAGTACAACCTAATAAAGCAATTGTTGGCGCTAATGCCTTTTCTCATGAATCTGGAATTCACCAAGACGGCGTTTTAAAGAATAAGCGTACCTACGAAATTATGGACGCGCAATTGATTGGCTTAACAGACAATCAAATTGTGTTGGGCAAACTTTCTGGTCGCAACGCTTTCCGCACTCGCCTACAAGAACTTGGTTTTGAATTATCAGAAACCGAGCTAAATAAGGCATTTGTCAAATTTAAAGAATTGGCAGATAAAAAGAAAGAAATCACTGACTGGGATTTAGAAGCCATTGTCAATGATGAAATTCAACAAGCGCCAGAATTATTCCGTCTAGAATTTGTACAAGTTTCCTGTGGTAATCAGGCTCGCCCGACAGCTACTATTACCCTACGGACACCAACTGGAGAAGAATTAACTGATGCTGCTATTGGTACAGGGCCAGTTGATGCGGTATATAAGGCTATTAACCGTGTGGTGAATGTACCTAATCAGTTGATTGAATTTTCAGTGCAGTCAGTAACGGCTGGTATTGATGCGATTGGGGAAGTAACAATTCGCCTGAAGCACAAAGAACGGATTTATTCTGGTCATGCTGCTAACACCGATATCATAGTTGCTTCGGCTCAAGCTTATGTCAACGCTCTTAACCGCCTGTATGGTGCATTGCAGCGCGAGGAATCAAGCCAAACAAAGCCAACATTAGCTCAAGAACTCACAGCGCCAGATGCTTCAACCGTCGGTTCAGCAAAAGTTTAA
- a CDS encoding class I SAM-dependent methyltransferase gives MIPEKVLDKEKTFHDQWASTIDIEGIKVKDYFEACTAPENRFILQQLGNIKGKRILDLGCGAGENSVYFAKRGAVCVAADYSPGMVEVALQLAAANQVKIEGCTENAIALSFPDNSFDIVYASNLLHHLPDPQAAIREMYRVLKPGGFACFWDPLKHNPVINVYRRIATSVRTEDEQPLDINIVNFVKSLFSTTTYDTFWIATLWIFLRFYLIDRVDPNQERYWKKIIIEQEKLQLNYQRLEKIDLVLKKLPLIKRFAWNIAVVATK, from the coding sequence ATGATTCCAGAAAAAGTTCTTGATAAAGAGAAAACATTCCACGACCAATGGGCATCTACCATTGATATAGAAGGAATCAAAGTAAAAGATTATTTTGAAGCCTGCACAGCACCAGAAAATCGCTTTATTCTTCAACAATTAGGCAATATTAAAGGTAAGCGAATTTTAGATTTAGGGTGTGGTGCGGGTGAAAATAGTGTTTATTTTGCTAAAAGAGGGGCAGTTTGTGTAGCTGCGGACTATTCTCCTGGGATGGTGGAAGTTGCTTTACAATTAGCTGCTGCTAATCAAGTTAAGATAGAAGGCTGCACAGAAAATGCGATCGCGCTCTCATTTCCTGATAATAGTTTTGATATTGTCTACGCCTCTAACTTACTCCACCACTTGCCAGACCCTCAAGCTGCTATCCGAGAAATGTATCGAGTTCTCAAACCAGGCGGGTTCGCTTGCTTTTGGGATCCTTTAAAGCACAACCCTGTGATTAATGTTTATCGTCGCATTGCTACTTCGGTGCGAACAGAAGACGAACAACCGCTAGATATTAATATCGTTAATTTTGTCAAGTCCCTATTTTCGACAACAACTTACGATACATTTTGGATAGCTACGCTATGGATTTTTTTACGCTTCTATTTAATAGACAGAGTTGACCCCAATCAGGAGCGCTATTGGAAGAAAATCATTATTGAGCAGGAAAAACTGCAACTAAATTATCAGCGTCTAGAGAAAATTGATTTAGTTTTAAAAAAGCTACCTTTAATCAAGCGGTTTGCTTGGAATATTGCTGTAGTAGCGACAAAATAG
- a CDS encoding SAM-dependent chlorinase/fluorinase: MSDFGLSDVYVGVMKGVISQINPTLTMVDLTHQIPAQNIPAGRFCLMNAYSYFPHGTVHIAVVDPGVGSKRRSVAVEFDSGFLVAPDNGLLSGVLSQSVVKTAVELTNPKYWRTSTPSTTFHGRDIFAPVGAHLASGIPLEQLGKVIDPKTLIQLPIGECSQSDRGATGYIQYVDHFGNLITNIPGTYVQEKAWSVLVSDVSIPGCTTYHDQPVGSAIALIGSHGWVEIAVNCGNAQSQLQINWGDRVETINN, encoded by the coding sequence TTGAGCGATTTTGGCTTGAGCGATGTTTATGTGGGGGTGATGAAGGGGGTAATTAGCCAAATTAACCCGACATTGACGATGGTGGATTTAACGCACCAGATCCCAGCCCAAAATATTCCTGCGGGTAGATTTTGTTTGATGAATGCCTACTCATATTTTCCACATGGAACAGTACATATAGCTGTGGTAGATCCAGGGGTAGGTAGTAAGCGGCGCTCAGTCGCTGTAGAATTTGACTCTGGTTTCTTAGTCGCACCGGATAATGGATTATTGAGTGGCGTTCTTAGTCAGAGTGTAGTCAAGACAGCAGTAGAATTAACTAATCCTAAGTATTGGCGAACAAGTACACCCAGCACCACTTTTCACGGTCGAGATATTTTTGCACCAGTGGGGGCGCATCTTGCTAGTGGTATTCCCTTAGAACAGTTGGGAAAAGTAATTGATCCTAAAACTTTAATACAGCTACCTATCGGCGAATGTAGTCAAAGTGATCGAGGCGCGACTGGTTATATTCAATATGTGGATCACTTCGGTAACTTAATTACTAATATTCCAGGGACTTACGTTCAAGAAAAAGCTTGGTCAGTGTTAGTATCTGATGTGAGTATCCCTGGTTGTACAACTTATCACGATCAACCTGTTGGTAGTGCGATCGCACTCATTGGTAGTCATGGGTGGGTAGAAATTGCCGTTAATTGTGGCAATGCACAATCTCAGTTACAGATAAACTGGGGGGATAGAGTGGAAACAATTAACAATTAG
- a CDS encoding DUF2301 domain-containing membrane protein, which translates to MTQLQLEPEVYQGQFGEFTITESDRTGVIIYRTSLMVAALSFAMGSFLVIAFGNDISVLNLLTPLYAVFCLGLGISLLTIHIYMAALHRLLQIFWGIGTVSAAFFAIQSSEPLALFVYNHPLTLFGIGFTFAALTGIFFKEGFCFNRLETKLLTPLVPMLLLGKMAGILPLQAEPFLLGGWAILFLVFALRKAVQRIPDDIGDKSVFSYLKQQKSAKA; encoded by the coding sequence ATGACTCAGTTGCAGCTTGAACCCGAAGTTTATCAAGGTCAATTTGGAGAGTTTACAATTACCGAGAGCGATCGCACTGGTGTAATTATCTATCGTACTAGCTTAATGGTAGCGGCGTTAAGCTTTGCAATGGGTAGTTTTCTAGTGATTGCTTTTGGAAATGATATAAGTGTTCTCAACTTATTAACTCCCCTATACGCAGTTTTCTGTTTAGGTTTGGGTATTAGCTTACTGACAATTCATATATACATGGCAGCACTACATCGCTTACTGCAAATATTTTGGGGTATTGGTACGGTTAGTGCAGCCTTTTTTGCTATTCAAAGTAGTGAACCGCTTGCTTTATTTGTTTATAATCACCCACTTACGTTATTTGGAATTGGCTTTACATTCGCGGCTTTAACAGGAATTTTTTTCAAAGAAGGTTTTTGTTTTAACAGACTAGAAACTAAGCTGCTTACGCCTTTAGTACCGATGCTACTTTTAGGGAAAATGGCTGGTATTTTACCATTACAAGCTGAGCCTTTTTTACTAGGCGGATGGGCGATATTATTTTTGGTGTTTGCGCTGCGGAAGGCAGTGCAACGAATTCCTGATGATATAGGTGATAAGTCGGTTTTTAGTTATTTAAAACAACAAAAATCAGCTAAAGCTTAA
- the dprA gene encoding DNA-processing protein DprA, whose amino-acid sequence MVAERAFWLAWSQIPGIGPVLIQRLQQQFDTLAAAWEAQPRQLGQVEGFGQNIIQKVLQERSRLDPETFLQEHQQKNPNFWTPADPDYPRLLLETPSPPPVLYYQGVVDPQENLGIRPAVGIVGTREPSEYGKRWTRRISTALAKKGFTVVSGMAQGIDTEAHRACVDAGGRTLAVLGTGVDLVYPPRNRNLYNDIQKQGLVLSEYPAGTQPDRSHFPRRNRIIAGLSRAVLVMEAPTKSGALITANVANDFCRDVYVLPGSLDNPNAIGCLGLLSRGAHVILNEGHLLEMLGAIPQLDTTEQLQLFDQTPKTPIPDLEPELKQVWSAIANDPTPFDLIVQQAGLAAGSVSSALLHLELMGLVAQLPGMRYQKS is encoded by the coding sequence TTGGTAGCAGAACGCGCTTTTTGGTTGGCTTGGTCGCAAATCCCTGGAATTGGGCCAGTTTTAATTCAGCGACTACAACAGCAATTTGACACTTTAGCCGCAGCTTGGGAAGCGCAGCCAAGACAATTAGGACAAGTGGAGGGGTTTGGTCAAAATATTATTCAAAAGGTGCTGCAAGAGCGATCGCGCCTTGATCCTGAAACGTTCTTGCAAGAACACCAACAGAAAAACCCTAATTTTTGGACACCAGCAGATCCAGATTATCCGCGCTTGTTACTAGAAACTCCTAGCCCACCACCTGTGCTGTACTACCAAGGGGTAGTTGATCCACAAGAGAATCTGGGAATACGCCCTGCTGTGGGAATTGTTGGTACACGCGAACCTTCGGAGTATGGTAAGCGGTGGACGCGCAGAATTAGTACTGCCTTGGCTAAGAAAGGCTTTACAGTTGTATCTGGGATGGCTCAAGGTATTGACACAGAAGCTCATCGCGCTTGTGTTGATGCTGGAGGGCGCACACTAGCGGTTTTAGGTACGGGTGTTGATCTTGTTTACCCACCGCGCAATCGTAATCTTTATAATGATATTCAGAAACAAGGGTTAGTTTTGAGTGAGTATCCTGCTGGTACTCAACCAGATAGATCTCATTTCCCCCGCCGTAACCGTATTATTGCTGGTTTAAGTCGTGCTGTTTTAGTTATGGAAGCGCCTACAAAATCTGGTGCGCTAATTACTGCCAATGTTGCTAATGATTTCTGTCGGGATGTTTACGTTTTACCTGGATCGTTAGATAATCCCAATGCGATTGGTTGTTTGGGCTTATTAAGTAGGGGGGCTCATGTAATTTTAAATGAAGGGCATTTGTTAGAAATGCTTGGAGCTATACCCCAACTCGATACTACTGAACAATTACAATTATTTGATCAAACACCAAAAACACCTATTCCAGATTTAGAACCAGAACTTAAGCAGGTATGGAGTGCGATCGCAAATGATCCTACTCCTTTTGATTTAATTGTGCAACAAGCTGGTTTGGCTGCGGGATCAGTCTCTAGTGCCTTATTACACTTGGAATTAATGGGGTTAGTTGCTCAATTACCTGGTATGCGCTATCAGAAAAGTTAA
- a CDS encoding helix-turn-helix transcriptional regulator: MYKVKVRVKELCKERNWSVNELSRRSGVTYTTVRRYAMQPMTKIEMDPISRIKETLGCSWEELLELQGDDSFDD; the protein is encoded by the coding sequence ATGTATAAAGTCAAAGTTAGAGTAAAAGAGCTTTGCAAAGAACGTAACTGGAGCGTCAACGAGTTAAGCAGACGTTCTGGTGTAACGTATACAACTGTTCGCCGTTACGCTATGCAACCAATGACCAAGATAGAAATGGATCCGATTAGTCGAATCAAAGAAACATTGGGTTGTTCTTGGGAAGAATTGCTTGAATTACAGGGTGATGATTCTTTCGATGATTAA
- a CDS encoding TMEM165/GDT1 family protein — protein MLKAFTAGLLLIMLSELGDKTFFIAMLLAMRHSRRLVYIGVVTALAAMTIISVFVGQIISLLPQSYIHYGEVLLFLGFGIKLLYDASQMPNDSCEAEVKEASLVVEQAEKELPPQVNSLAIILEAFGLTFVAEWGDRTQIATIALAASNNPYAVTLGAILGHAICAVIAVVGGRMIAGRISERIITAIGGSLFIAFGAIALFDKSW, from the coding sequence ATGTTAAAGGCTTTTACTGCCGGATTATTATTAATAATGCTATCGGAATTAGGCGATAAAACCTTTTTTATCGCGATGCTATTAGCAATGCGCCATTCACGCCGTTTAGTGTATATAGGCGTGGTAACTGCTTTGGCAGCAATGACAATTATTTCCGTGTTCGTTGGACAAATTATTTCGCTACTACCACAGAGTTATATCCATTATGGAGAGGTTTTGTTATTTCTAGGCTTTGGGATAAAGCTGTTGTATGATGCCAGCCAAATGCCTAATGATAGTTGTGAGGCGGAAGTCAAAGAAGCGTCTCTTGTAGTTGAGCAAGCTGAGAAAGAGCTACCACCACAAGTGAACTCTTTAGCAATTATTTTAGAAGCATTTGGATTAACATTTGTAGCAGAGTGGGGCGATCGCACACAAATCGCCACAATTGCTTTAGCTGCCTCTAATAACCCTTATGCTGTAACTTTAGGAGCGATTTTAGGTCATGCTATTTGTGCTGTCATCGCCGTTGTGGGAGGACGGATGATTGCAGGGCGCATTTCCGAGAGGATAATAACAGCAATTGGTGGCAGTTTGTTTATCGCATTTGGTGCGATCGCCTTATTCGATAAGTCCTGGTGA
- a CDS encoding tetratricopeptide repeat protein, with protein sequence MKQSENSVVVDNVIRVQSTCVSFNRGRWIINLVLLLALLAFVGISILPLLSSVLKDSQPPAVAESAPNQNTSLAELTELRSQAKGYELVLAREADNPTALRGLLEARLQLGDIKGTIEPLEKLAYLNPEQTDYMVLLAQAKQHLGDREVAAQTYRTILAAKPGNMNALQGLVSLLLEQKRPEAAIGLLQETLKTAAQVNPSQPGTIDTTSVQLLLAQVYFNQERYVEAIAIYDQATKNDRQDFRPVLAKAMVLQKLGKNVEAKPLFTVAASLAPAQYKDQIKQIASAKQPKASPIVSPTTTTPRSQIVEPKPVNN encoded by the coding sequence GTGAAACAATCTGAAAACTCAGTTGTCGTTGATAATGTCATTAGAGTTCAAAGTACTTGTGTGTCTTTTAATCGCGGTCGCTGGATCATTAATTTAGTTTTATTGTTAGCTCTGCTGGCTTTTGTAGGAATTTCCATCCTGCCTTTGCTCAGTAGTGTTCTCAAGGATAGTCAACCCCCTGCGGTTGCCGAATCTGCACCAAATCAAAATACTTCTTTAGCAGAACTTACAGAACTGCGATCTCAAGCTAAAGGCTATGAACTGGTTTTAGCAAGAGAAGCAGATAATCCTACGGCTCTACGGGGGTTGCTAGAAGCACGCTTACAACTAGGTGATATCAAAGGTACTATTGAACCTTTGGAAAAGTTAGCTTATTTAAACCCTGAGCAGACTGATTACATGGTGTTACTTGCTCAGGCGAAGCAACATTTAGGAGACCGTGAGGTAGCAGCCCAAACTTATCGCACAATTTTGGCTGCTAAACCAGGAAATATGAATGCTTTGCAAGGACTTGTTAGCCTGTTGTTAGAGCAAAAACGCCCAGAAGCGGCGATTGGCTTACTACAGGAAACTTTGAAGACTGCTGCACAAGTAAATCCTAGTCAGCCTGGAACTATCGATACTACTTCAGTACAGCTATTACTAGCTCAAGTTTATTTCAATCAGGAACGTTATGTAGAAGCGATCGCTATTTATGATCAAGCTACTAAGAATGATCGACAAGATTTTAGACCTGTACTAGCTAAGGCGATGGTGTTGCAAAAGCTGGGTAAAAATGTAGAAGCTAAACCGCTATTCACCGTAGCCGCTAGTTTGGCACCTGCACAGTATAAAGACCAAATTAAACAAATAGCCTCTGCTAAACAGCCAAAAGCTAGTCCTATAGTTTCTCCTACTACTACTACTCCCCGCAGTCAGATAGTTGAACCAAAACCAGTGAACAATTAA
- a CDS encoding homocysteine biosynthesis protein has translation MRTIAEINDKITRNCSVVWTVEELKARVAEIGVTQAAKQVDVITTGTFEPMESSGAIINLGHTDPPIKIRSCWLDGVSAYAGFGAVDLYLGATQVVEYSTTGEVLDLRTSSGAAREQRGGGHVIEDLIAGKSVQLRAIGQVTDCYPRASFDTTISRDTINQFYLYNPRNLYQNFIVGVNGGDRPLFTYLGPLQPRLGNAVYSNTGAISPLLNDPDLNLIGIGTRIFLGGGIGYVAWEGTQHFPLQKRLPNHTPVGPAATLALMGDAKQMDRKWVRGCYFKNYGPSLMLGVGVPLPVLQEEVVARCAVKDQDIVAPVVDFSIPRRVRPTFGLVSYAQLKSGRITIEGKPVRAAPLASIYLSTQVAMELKQWIEAGKFTLTEPVDHLPMDRSFLPQDRWGSAIALE, from the coding sequence ATGCGTACAATAGCTGAAATTAATGATAAAATTACCCGCAACTGTTCTGTAGTTTGGACAGTAGAAGAATTAAAAGCGCGAGTAGCAGAAATTGGTGTAACTCAGGCGGCAAAGCAAGTAGATGTAATTACTACAGGCACATTTGAGCCAATGGAGTCATCAGGAGCAATTATTAACCTAGGACACACTGATCCACCAATAAAAATTCGCTCCTGTTGGTTGGATGGTGTTTCAGCTTATGCAGGTTTTGGAGCCGTAGATTTGTATTTAGGTGCAACTCAAGTAGTTGAATATTCAACTACAGGAGAAGTGTTAGATCTTCGCACAAGCTCTGGAGCAGCTAGAGAGCAACGTGGTGGTGGTCATGTAATCGAAGATTTAATTGCTGGTAAATCTGTACAACTACGTGCTATTGGACAAGTAACAGATTGTTATCCGAGAGCATCATTTGATACAACTATTAGCCGCGACACAATTAACCAGTTTTATTTATATAATCCCCGCAATCTCTACCAAAATTTTATTGTTGGGGTCAATGGAGGCGATCGCCCTCTATTTACCTATCTTGGCCCTCTACAACCACGGCTAGGAAATGCTGTTTACTCCAACACAGGAGCCATTTCTCCTCTACTCAACGATCCAGATCTTAACCTCATAGGTATTGGAACCCGCATCTTCTTAGGAGGCGGCATTGGTTATGTTGCTTGGGAAGGAACTCAGCACTTTCCTTTACAAAAACGCTTACCCAACCATACCCCAGTAGGGCCAGCAGCAACTTTGGCACTGATGGGTGATGCCAAACAAATGGATCGTAAATGGGTACGCGGTTGCTACTTTAAAAACTACGGCCCTTCCCTAATGTTGGGTGTAGGTGTACCACTGCCTGTATTACAAGAAGAAGTTGTTGCCCGTTGTGCTGTAAAAGATCAGGACATAGTTGCACCAGTGGTAGATTTTTCGATACCCAGGCGTGTCCGTCCCACTTTTGGTTTAGTAAGTTATGCCCAGCTTAAAAGCGGTCGAATTACGATTGAAGGCAAACCTGTACGCGCCGCACCATTAGCCAGTATCTATCTATCTACCCAAGTGGCGATGGAATTAAAGCAATGGATTGAAGCAGGAAAATTTACACTAACCGAACCAGTGGATCATCTCCCTATGGATAGATCTTTTTTACCTCAAGACCGATGGGGATCTGCGATCGCACTGGAATAA
- a CDS encoding AI-2E family transporter, whose amino-acid sequence MKIGQWIGFFALIISLYILWELRQLLLLVFAAVLVATSLNQLARQLRKFGLPRPGSVLLALGIFLAVLVGFFFIIVPPFISQFQELTSTKLPQVLQLFNSWRNQLTTLIPPQMIQYLPDVNSLNNQVQPLLQGLAGRSLAFFSSSLGVLLNFLLVIVLTLMLLAQPTSYRKAFVRLFPSFYRRRADGILDQCEFALGKWIIGALISMTVVACLSVIGLWVLGVPVPLAQGVLAGLLNFIPNIGPTLSVVLPMAISLLDAPWKAGAVFIVYFLIQQFETNLLTPYVMAQQVSLLPAVTLLAQVFFATFFGILGFLLALPLTVVGQVWVQEVLVKDILDQWNTEQKNQTELVVVSDSVKHDERRETTDTELQS is encoded by the coding sequence GTGAAAATAGGTCAGTGGATTGGCTTTTTCGCCTTAATTATTTCACTATATATTTTGTGGGAACTGCGACAGTTATTGTTGCTCGTGTTTGCCGCCGTCTTAGTGGCAACTTCATTAAACCAGTTGGCACGGCAATTACGAAAATTTGGCTTACCACGTCCAGGCTCAGTACTGCTAGCACTGGGAATCTTTTTAGCTGTACTTGTTGGCTTTTTCTTTATAATTGTTCCCCCATTCATCTCACAGTTTCAGGAACTCACCTCAACCAAGCTACCTCAAGTCTTACAGCTATTTAATAGTTGGCGGAACCAACTCACAACACTGATTCCACCCCAGATGATTCAGTATTTACCTGATGTTAATAGCCTTAATAACCAAGTACAGCCTTTGCTTCAGGGGTTGGCAGGTAGATCTTTAGCTTTTTTCTCTAGTTCACTAGGGGTACTACTAAATTTCTTGTTAGTAATAGTGTTGACGCTGATGTTGTTAGCTCAACCGACCTCCTACCGTAAAGCATTTGTACGCCTTTTCCCTTCCTTTTATAGACGACGGGCTGACGGAATCCTTGATCAATGTGAATTTGCTTTAGGTAAATGGATTATCGGTGCCTTAATCAGCATGACGGTCGTTGCTTGCCTAAGCGTAATTGGCTTGTGGGTTTTAGGCGTTCCAGTACCGTTAGCCCAAGGAGTATTAGCAGGATTACTCAACTTTATTCCCAATATTGGCCCGACTTTAAGCGTAGTACTGCCAATGGCAATCTCGTTATTAGATGCTCCTTGGAAAGCTGGCGCTGTGTTTATCGTCTACTTCTTAATTCAGCAATTTGAAACTAATTTACTCACACCTTATGTGATGGCGCAACAAGTATCGTTACTTCCAGCAGTAACATTACTAGCTCAAGTATTTTTTGCGACATTCTTTGGAATTTTAGGTTTTTTATTGGCTCTGCCTTTAACAGTTGTAGGTCAAGTTTGGGTACAAGAAGTGCTTGTCAAAGATATTTTGGATCAATGGAATACAGAACAAAAAAACCAAACCGAATTAGTCGTAGTTTCTGACTCTGTAAAACATGATGAGCGTAGAGAAACAACTGATACTGAGTTGCAATCTTAA